A single region of the Gemmatimonadota bacterium genome encodes:
- a CDS encoding RNA polymerase sigma factor RpoD/SigA translates to MKMASTATSGRAAGKRKGRSRGSLGGFDSALDEQTALDQYLRDVSRHELITPAREKELGALAQAGDEEAVQELARANLRFVISVAKKYQNRGVSLTDLIQEGNVGLVTAARKFDPEQGVKFISYAVWWIRQAILAALANHGRSVRVPLNRASDLARIFREKERLKQELGRDPNPDELSAATDLTPELIESLQTLNAAEIRLDAPIGDSEDSQLVERFINEEAAEPEQEVEMRLLTEAVSGALDTLEARDAKVLRLYFGLDGEREHTLEEIGNMLGVTRERIRQLRDRALRRLREGEKGSALESFAA, encoded by the coding sequence ATGAAGATGGCCAGCACCGCGACTAGCGGCCGCGCCGCGGGCAAGAGGAAGGGGCGCTCTAGGGGATCCCTGGGTGGATTCGATTCCGCCCTGGATGAGCAGACCGCCCTGGACCAATACCTTCGTGACGTCAGCCGGCACGAGCTCATTACCCCTGCCCGGGAGAAGGAGCTCGGCGCCCTCGCGCAGGCGGGCGATGAAGAGGCGGTGCAGGAGCTTGCCCGGGCGAATCTGCGCTTCGTCATCAGCGTCGCGAAAAAGTACCAGAACCGGGGCGTTTCCCTCACGGACCTGATCCAGGAAGGGAACGTAGGGCTCGTGACCGCGGCGAGGAAGTTCGATCCCGAGCAGGGGGTCAAGTTCATCTCGTACGCGGTCTGGTGGATCCGTCAGGCGATTCTCGCCGCGCTGGCGAATCATGGCCGCTCCGTCCGGGTGCCCCTCAACCGGGCCTCGGATCTCGCGCGCATCTTCCGTGAGAAGGAGCGCCTCAAGCAGGAGCTGGGGCGCGACCCGAATCCGGACGAGCTGAGCGCCGCGACCGACCTGACTCCGGAGCTCATCGAATCGCTCCAAACGCTGAATGCCGCGGAGATCCGTCTCGACGCCCCCATCGGGGACAGCGAGGACTCGCAGCTCGTCGAGCGGTTCATCAACGAGGAGGCCGCCGAGCCCGAGCAGGAGGTCGAGATGCGGCTCCTGACGGAAGCGGTCTCGGGTGCGCTGGATACACTCGAGGCGCGGGACGCGAAGGTGCTCCGGCTCTACTTCGGACTCGACGGCGAGCGCGAGCACACGCTCGAAGAGATCGGCAACATGCTCGGCGTCACTCGTGAACGGATCCGCCAGCTCCGGGATCGGGCGCTCCGGCGCCTTCGCGAGGGCGAGAAGGGCTCGGCGCTGGAGTCGTTCGCCGCCTGA